From Prosthecobacter dejongeii, the proteins below share one genomic window:
- a CDS encoding Lrp/AsnC family transcriptional regulator, whose translation MTADTLPIEHTEETNARILAVSEDRVKGFHQHPFQFIAEESGLPFETVVARIRAMVAGGVIRRVRQTLLANKLAEGALVAWKVPNEKLDAAFEFMFKEDPFSGHVVLRSTDREVSGSDYKLWTTLKVPQGTDMTEHADVLKRLTGAEEYLLMPAHGIFALGVGHVRRKTMEPGEKSDEPAKMMTTNIADLDEEEWNVLLNLKGELSLEEISPEPWAGRAMAAGTTLERFCEVAKNLDKKGVIGRFSTFLEHVKPSQTGVRVTRFNGLFHWKVPEGMQERGGAEVGRHTIMTHCYWREGGPRFGNVNIMGVVHGTDKDLIMKHKEAIDDHLASIGIPVEYTNVFWGGRSEIKPSEISPFVYREWHQKWDSVEGPVV comes from the coding sequence ATGACCGCCGACACCCTCCCCATCGAACACACGGAAGAAACCAACGCCCGCATCCTGGCGGTGAGTGAAGACCGGGTGAAGGGTTTTCATCAGCACCCCTTCCAATTCATTGCCGAAGAAAGCGGCCTACCTTTTGAGACGGTGGTGGCACGCATCCGCGCCATGGTCGCCGGGGGCGTCATCCGCCGGGTGCGCCAGACCCTGCTGGCCAATAAGCTGGCCGAAGGTGCCCTAGTCGCCTGGAAAGTCCCGAATGAGAAACTGGACGCGGCCTTTGAATTCATGTTCAAGGAAGACCCCTTCAGTGGACATGTCGTTCTTCGTTCGACCGATCGTGAAGTCAGCGGCAGTGACTATAAGTTGTGGACCACACTAAAAGTGCCCCAAGGCACGGATATGACGGAGCATGCGGATGTCCTGAAGCGGCTAACCGGAGCGGAAGAATACCTTCTCATGCCTGCGCATGGCATCTTTGCCCTCGGCGTGGGCCATGTCCGCCGCAAGACAATGGAACCGGGCGAGAAGTCCGATGAACCGGCCAAAATGATGACCACCAACATCGCCGATTTGGATGAAGAAGAGTGGAACGTGTTGCTGAATCTGAAGGGTGAGCTTTCGCTAGAAGAGATCAGTCCGGAGCCCTGGGCAGGCCGCGCGATGGCCGCCGGCACCACGCTGGAACGCTTCTGCGAAGTCGCTAAAAACCTCGACAAAAAAGGCGTTATCGGTCGCTTTTCCACCTTTCTGGAGCACGTGAAACCCAGCCAGACTGGCGTGCGTGTGACCCGCTTCAACGGCCTATTCCATTGGAAAGTGCCTGAGGGCATGCAGGAGCGTGGTGGCGCCGAAGTCGGCCGTCACACCATCATGACCCACTGCTACTGGCGCGAAGGTGGTCCCCGCTTTGGCAATGTGAACATCATGGGCGTGGTGCATGGCACTGACAAAGACCTCATCATGAAGCACAAAGAAGCGATTGATGACCACCTCGCCTCCATCGGCATTCCAGTCGAGTACACCAACGTGTTTTGGGGCGGTCGCAGCGAGATCAAACCTAGCGAAATCAGCCCCTTCGTTTACCGCGAGTGGCATCAAAAGTGGGACTCTGTAGAAGGCCCCGTGGTCTAG
- a CDS encoding nucleoside permease, whose protein sequence is MKSPAAKKLFVMMVLEFFIWGAWLPLIWGYMGKDGLAFTDTQITWVGTAFVIASVLGIFFSNQFADRNFSAEKFMAFSHLVGGLAILGMYWVKDFPTFFGLMLLHSLLYVPTISVSNSIAFAHLKNAQKEFGLVRMGGTIGWMLAAWPLYFVLEGKAGAEAVAASRNIFLVSGISSLVLAVFSLGLPHTPPKPAKAGESGFAWLHAAKFLKKPFLLVLFIVTFIDATIHNGYFLMAGSFLGSETVGIKAQWIMPVMSIGQIAEILTMAVLGWFLSRMGWKTTMILGVLGHAARFAVFAFMPQNQTMIILVQVLHGVCYAFFFATLYIFIDAAFPKDVRSSAQGLFNLLVLGLGDLAAKLIFIPLQGDLTTNGVVNYRELFLWPTGMSLAAALLLLFAFWPPKELDAPAEVSH, encoded by the coding sequence ATGAAATCCCCTGCTGCTAAGAAGCTGTTTGTCATGATGGTCTTGGAGTTCTTCATCTGGGGGGCTTGGCTGCCGCTGATCTGGGGGTATATGGGAAAAGATGGTCTGGCTTTCACCGACACTCAAATCACATGGGTGGGAACAGCTTTTGTTATTGCTTCTGTTCTGGGGATCTTCTTCAGCAATCAGTTCGCGGATCGCAATTTTTCTGCGGAAAAGTTCATGGCGTTTAGCCACCTCGTCGGTGGATTGGCAATCCTTGGGATGTATTGGGTAAAGGATTTTCCGACCTTTTTTGGACTGATGCTCCTGCATTCTCTCCTCTATGTACCGACGATTTCGGTCTCGAATTCTATCGCTTTTGCGCATCTAAAAAATGCACAAAAGGAATTCGGATTGGTTCGCATGGGCGGCACCATTGGCTGGATGCTGGCCGCTTGGCCGCTTTACTTCGTGCTAGAAGGCAAGGCAGGTGCTGAAGCGGTGGCTGCTAGTCGAAATATCTTCCTCGTCTCGGGTATCTCCTCTCTAGTGCTAGCAGTATTCAGTCTCGGCCTGCCGCACACGCCACCAAAGCCTGCAAAAGCAGGGGAAAGTGGTTTTGCTTGGCTGCATGCAGCGAAGTTCCTCAAAAAGCCCTTCCTGCTCGTTCTTTTCATCGTCACGTTTATCGATGCTACCATTCATAACGGATATTTCCTCATGGCTGGAAGCTTCTTGGGCAGTGAAACCGTGGGCATTAAGGCCCAGTGGATCATGCCCGTGATGAGCATCGGCCAAATCGCAGAAATTCTGACGATGGCGGTGCTCGGCTGGTTCCTCTCCCGCATGGGCTGGAAAACGACCATGATTCTGGGCGTGCTGGGGCATGCTGCCCGCTTCGCCGTGTTTGCCTTCATGCCACAAAACCAGACGATGATCATCCTGGTCCAGGTGCTGCATGGCGTGTGCTACGCCTTCTTCTTTGCCACTCTCTACATCTTCATTGATGCGGCCTTCCCCAAAGATGTTCGTTCCAGCGCCCAGGGGCTCTTCAATCTTCTAGTGCTGGGATTGGGAGATTTAGCGGCTAAGTTGATCTTCATTCCGTTGCAGGGTGATTTGACCACCAACGGTGTCGTCAACTATCGTGAGCTCTTCCTCTGGCCCACGGGCATGTCCTTAGCAGCCGCACTGCTCCTGCTGTTTGCCTTCTGGCCACCAAAGGAATTGGATGCGCCAGCAGAAGTCTCTCACTGA
- a CDS encoding inorganic phosphate transporter, translated as MFSLLILTAAFAVAYANGANANFKGVASLFGSGTTTYRVAVNWAAVATAAGALCAVFASTQLLKAFSGKGLVPDTLIAEPAFLFSVAAGAALTGSLATWLGFPVSTTHALTGALLGAGWLASPAGVNLTHLGKVFALPLFLGPVVAIILGAVLHGVLHTLKWVPDHRTRTLDVAHFLGAGAVCFARGLNDTPKMAALLAGLAFWAGPQGLLLVTVAMTLGGLLSARKVAETLAHKITGMNPGQGFVANLTTSFLGITGSVYGLPLSTTHVSVGALLGIGVATHQARWRTAIPVLLAWVITLPCGALLAAAVYWAAQAA; from the coding sequence GTGTTTTCACTCCTCATACTGACTGCTGCGTTTGCGGTTGCTTATGCCAACGGAGCCAATGCCAATTTTAAAGGTGTGGCTTCTTTGTTTGGCAGTGGCACCACGACGTATCGGGTGGCGGTGAACTGGGCTGCGGTGGCGACGGCTGCGGGAGCATTATGCGCGGTTTTTGCTTCGACACAGTTGTTGAAGGCCTTTTCGGGAAAGGGATTGGTGCCGGATACCTTGATTGCAGAGCCCGCTTTTCTTTTTTCTGTGGCTGCGGGCGCAGCTCTCACTGGCAGTTTGGCCACTTGGCTGGGCTTTCCCGTTTCCACCACGCATGCCCTTACGGGGGCTTTATTGGGAGCCGGTTGGCTGGCGAGTCCAGCCGGGGTAAATCTGACTCATTTGGGTAAGGTCTTCGCCTTACCTTTGTTTTTAGGACCGGTGGTGGCCATCATCCTTGGGGCCGTTCTCCATGGGGTGTTGCATACCTTGAAGTGGGTGCCAGATCATCGCACACGCACGCTGGATGTGGCCCACTTTCTCGGTGCGGGTGCTGTTTGTTTTGCCCGGGGTCTCAATGACACCCCCAAGATGGCTGCGCTGCTGGCTGGCCTAGCCTTTTGGGCTGGTCCTCAAGGTCTTCTACTGGTCACGGTGGCTATGACCCTTGGGGGGCTGCTCAGTGCCCGTAAAGTAGCCGAGACGCTGGCTCATAAAATCACGGGCATGAACCCAGGGCAGGGGTTTGTCGCCAATCTGACGACCTCCTTTTTAGGAATTACTGGGTCTGTTTATGGTCTGCCTCTTTCCACCACCCATGTCTCTGTGGGGGCTTTGTTAGGCATTGGCGTGGCCACGCATCAGGCGCGATGGCGCACGGCGATCCCCGTATTGCTGGCCTGGGTCATCACGCTGCCATGCGGGGCATTGTTGGCTGCGGCTGTGTACTGGGCTGCCCAGGCTGCTTGA
- a CDS encoding sulfurtransferase, translating to MKPLHTFVALLALWAPASQADIGLITPAEAKALIENPDAAKRPIVLDTRGGYKDYFRGHLPTAHHLNFDTLRGTDAGVPVQYLPEELTQALLLRAGAHKDRTHLLYATGAVLPNDEILSATMVAHVLEKAGIKDIRILDGGLPGWKAEGNPTTQHYFGNPTGVLPEKGAPEIAADITAVKAEKNQAGVILVDARPLNEFIGEDDVWLRKGHIPGAVSFHWARLMEKDNTHKFKPFSEVKAELEKAGITPDKKIICYCGTSREGSLVRFYLKHVAGYPNVRLYEGAWKEYVWLENQSLPAETTPPVQK from the coding sequence ATGAAACCTCTCCACACATTCGTTGCTCTGCTGGCCCTTTGGGCACCCGCTTCTCAGGCAGACATCGGCCTCATTACTCCTGCTGAAGCCAAGGCGCTGATCGAGAATCCAGACGCTGCCAAACGTCCCATCGTGCTCGATACGCGCGGCGGTTATAAAGACTACTTCCGTGGCCATTTGCCCACCGCGCACCACCTTAATTTTGATACTCTCCGTGGCACCGACGCAGGCGTGCCTGTGCAATATCTGCCAGAGGAGTTGACTCAGGCGCTTCTCCTCCGGGCCGGAGCCCATAAGGATCGCACGCATCTCCTCTATGCCACTGGGGCCGTGCTGCCGAATGACGAAATCCTTAGCGCGACCATGGTGGCTCACGTCTTGGAAAAAGCCGGCATCAAGGACATTCGCATCCTGGATGGAGGGCTGCCAGGATGGAAGGCCGAAGGGAATCCCACCACTCAGCATTACTTTGGCAATCCAACGGGAGTTCTGCCTGAGAAAGGAGCTCCGGAAATCGCGGCTGACATCACGGCTGTGAAAGCGGAAAAAAATCAGGCTGGCGTGATCCTCGTGGATGCACGTCCGCTGAATGAATTCATCGGTGAGGACGATGTCTGGCTGCGCAAAGGCCACATTCCAGGAGCGGTCAGTTTTCATTGGGCTCGCCTCATGGAAAAAGACAATACCCATAAGTTCAAACCCTTCTCCGAAGTGAAAGCCGAGCTCGAAAAAGCAGGCATCACGCCTGATAAAAAAATCATCTGTTACTGCGGTACTTCCCGCGAAGGCAGCCTGGTGCGCTTTTACCTGAAGCATGTGGCTGGTTACCCCAATGTGCGTTTGTACGAAGGTGCCTGGAAAGAGTACGTGTGGCTGGAAAATCAGTCCCTGCCTGCTGAGACGACTCCCCCAGTGCAGAAATAG